A genomic region of Balearica regulorum gibbericeps isolate bBalReg1 chromosome 8, bBalReg1.pri, whole genome shotgun sequence contains the following coding sequences:
- the UROD gene encoding LOW QUALITY PROTEIN: uroporphyrinogen decarboxylase (The sequence of the model RefSeq protein was modified relative to this genomic sequence to represent the inferred CDS: deleted 1 base in 1 codon), producing MAAPVPRTEERGTGQDGSVRGERNRAGWWHTEGAGQDGGVRRGGTTARWRRRWGGTGAGRGAHVSGGNGGAGERRRSMEGGERLLPKGFPKLKNDTFLRAARGEETEHTPVWCMRQAGRYLPEFRETRAAQDFFATCRSPKLCCELTLQPLRRFPLDAAIIFSDILVVPQALGMEVVMVPGKGPTFTEPLKEVEDLLKLRQKVDVTAELGYVFQAITLTRHSLEGRVPLIGFSGAPWTLMSYMIEGGGSTTMAKAKSWLYRHPEASHRLLRLLADVIIDYLVGQVAAGAQALQLFESHAGHLGPEQFQDFVLPYIRDIAQAVKSKLKEEALPLVPMIIFAKDAHYALRDLARAGYEVVGLDWTIRPQEARAQTGKDVTLQGNLDPCALYAPKEKIGELVKKMLEGFGTQRYIANLGHGLYPDMNPEHVGAFVEAVHSHSRHINKHS from the exons ATGGCGGCGCCCGTGCCGCGTACGGAGGAGCGAGGAACAGGGCAAGATGGCAGCGTACGGGGT GAGAGAAACCGAGCAGGATGGTGGCATACGGAAGGGGCGGGGCAAGATGGCGGCGTACGGAGAGGCGGGACTACGGCAAGATGGCGGCGCCGGTGGGGCGGGacgggggcggggcggggcgcgcaTGTGTCGGGAGGCAACGGAGGGGCCGGAGAGCGGCGCAGGAGCATGGAGGGCGGTGAGCGGCTCCT CCCCAAGGGCTTCCCTAAGCTGAAGAATGACACGTTCCTGCGAGCGGCGCGCGGGGAGGAGACGGAGCACACCCCGGTGTGGTGCATGCGGCAGGCAGGGCGCTACCTGCCCG AGTTTCGGGAGACCCGGGCAGCGCAGGATTTCTTCGCCACTTGCCGGAGCCCCAAATTGTGCTGTGAGCTGACGCTGCAG ccaCTCAGACGATTCCCCCTGGATGCTGCTATAATCTTCTCTGATATCTTGGTGGTGCCCCAG GCACTGGGCATGGAGGTTGTGATGGTCCCCGGCAAAGGACCCACGTTCACAGAGCCCCTGAAGGAGGTGGAGGATTTGCTGAAACTGCGACAGAAGGTGGACGTGACTGCGGAGCTGGGTTACGTCTTCCAGGCCATCACACTGACACGACACAGCTTGGAGGGCAGGGTGCCCCTCATTGGCTTTTCTGGAGCGCCT tGGACGCTCATGTCCTACATGATTGAAGGTGGTGGCTCCACGACAATGGCCAAAGCCAAGAGCTGGCTCTACCGTCACCCTGAGGCAAGCCACCGACTGCTGCGGCTGCTGGCCGATGTCATCATTGACTACTTGGTGGGGCAGGTGGCTGCTGGAGCGCAG GCTCTCCAGCTGTTTGAGTCCCATGCGGGGCACCTGGGCCCAGAGCAGTTTCAAGACTTCGTCCTGCCTTACATCCGAGACATCGCCCAGGCTGTCAAGAGCAAGTTGAAGGAGGAGGCACTGCCCCTGGTGCCCATG ATCATCTTTGCAAAGGATGCGCACTATGCACTGCGTGACCTGGCACGTGCCGGTTACGAGGTAGTCGGTCTCGACTGGACCATCCGGCCCCAGGAAGCTCG tgcACAGACAGGGAAAGATGTCACCCTGCAAGGCAACCTGGATCCCTGCGCTCTCTATGCACCCAAG GAGAAGATAGGTGAGCTGGTGAAGAAGATGCTGGAGGGTTTTGGGACCCAACGCTACATTGCCAACCTGGGCCATGGCCTCTACCCCGACATGAACCCTGAGCATGTGGGTGCCTTTGTGGAGGCTGTGCACAGCCATTCCCGCCACATCAACAAGCACAGCTGA